TGGCTGATTCCCATTTCTCTGTACATATTATTTTTCCTCCTCCAGACAGGCGTTAGTTTCTCCTGTCATCTGGTTCCATTCTTTTAATATAAAATTAAGGATATTTTCCTTATTATTGTCAAATTCAGGCAGATACAGCCAGCGCACATCTTTTTCTCTTCTGAACCAGGTCAGCTGGCGTTTGGCAAAGTGCCTTGTATCTCGTTTTAAAATATACACAGCCTCATCTAAGCTATATAAGCCGTCTAAATAGTCTAAAATTTCTTTATATCCCAACCCTTGCATAGAGGTTATTCCTCTGCGGCATCCCAGTTCTTTTAAAGCCTTCACCTCTTCTACAAGGCCCTCTTTCATCATTAAATCTACACGTTTGTCAATTCTTTCGTAAAGAAGGGAACGCTCAGTATTTAATACATAGTAGAGAAAGGCATAGGGAGAGTTTTTTTGTTTTTCCTGCTCATTGTGCAGGGAGATTTTCTGCCCTGTCAGCTGGTAATATTCCAGGGCTCGTATCACCCGTTTTACGTTATTTTCGTGAATCGCCTCCCCGGATTTAGGATCTACCTGGCAAAGCTGATTATGCAGCCAGGAGGCTCCATACTTTGCGACATCCTCCTCCAGCTTCTTTCGTATTCTGCCGCCCTCTTCATTTTCTTTAAAATCAATATCATTTAAAAGAGCCTGAATATAAAAGCCAGTGCCTCCGGCGATAATCGGCACTTTATTGCGGCTGTAAATATCCTCCAGGGCTTTCTGCGCCAGCTGTTTGAAAATTACTACGTTAAAATCCTCTGTAGGCTCTAGCACATTAATAAGATGATGGGGAACTCCCCTCATCTCCTCTTCTTTTATTTTGGCAGAACCAATATCCATATGGCGGTATACCTGCATGGAATCTGCGCTGATAATTTCCCCGTTTACAGCCTTTGCAAGGTCCACAGAAAGGTCTGTTTTGCCTACGGCAGTAGGACCTGTAAGAACAATTAAAGGCAGCTTTTTATTTCTGTTTATATTATTATTTTTACTTAGTTCCATGTTATACCTCACACAATCCGCTTGAACTTTTTCTCCAGCTCATATTTGCTCATAGATATGATAGTAGGTCTGCCGTGAGGGCAGGCATAAGGATTGTCCAGCTGGAGAAGCTGGTCGATTAATTCATTAGCCTCCGCCTCATTCATCTGGTGATTTCCTTTTACTGCCGCCTTACATGACATAGAGGCTATTTTTTCATAAATCATTTCAGAATTCTCCAGGGCAGTGTCCTCTGACAGCTGGTCTAACATTTCTAACAGCAGATCCTTTTTGGCAATAGAAAACAGATTTCCAGGCACGCCTCTGACAGCATACTCTCTTCCGCCAAAAGGCTCAATTTCAAATCCAATACCTGTAAAGTGCTCCATATGCTTTTTTAAAAGCACTTCTTCACTTGTGCTCAAGGTGAGAATAATCGGAGGGTTTACTGCCTGACAGGTATATTCCCGGTTTTTCAAGGAAGCCATGGTTTTCTCATACAGTACTTTTTCATGGGCGGCATGTTGGTCAATAATGTAAAGATGATTGTCAAATTCCACCATCCAATAAGTATTAAACAGCTGGCCGATCAGGCGGTGGCGGATTCTGGACTCTGGATTTAAAAGCTTTTTATCAAACAGCTCCATCTGCTTTGGCTCTGTCTCTTTCCTGTCTTTTTCCGCAGGCCTTTGTTTATGTTCCTGGTCAGGCAAGGCCTGGGAAACCGGCTGGTGTACAGGCTGGGAGACGATAGTCTCATGTACTGCAGACTGAGAGGCAGCAGGCCGCAATACTGCAGGCTGCGCTTGAGAAGATGCAGGCGCTGCAGAATGAGATATTTTGGACTGAGCAGCTTCAGGTTTTGCAGTTTGAGGGAAAGAGCCGTAATTTACAGATGGCTCCTTTACA
The window above is part of the Lachnoclostridium edouardi genome. Proteins encoded here:
- the miaA gene encoding tRNA (adenosine(37)-N6)-dimethylallyltransferase MiaA gives rise to the protein MELSKNNNINRNKKLPLIVLTGPTAVGKTDLSVDLAKAVNGEIISADSMQVYRHMDIGSAKIKEEEMRGVPHHLINVLEPTEDFNVVIFKQLAQKALEDIYSRNKVPIIAGGTGFYIQALLNDIDFKENEEGGRIRKKLEEDVAKYGASWLHNQLCQVDPKSGEAIHENNVKRVIRALEYYQLTGQKISLHNEQEKQKNSPYAFLYYVLNTERSLLYERIDKRVDLMMKEGLVEEVKALKELGCRRGITSMQGLGYKEILDYLDGLYSLDEAVYILKRDTRHFAKRQLTWFRREKDVRWLYLPEFDNNKENILNFILKEWNQMTGETNACLEEEK